The genome window TTGGTGGTGTCGATTTGGAGTAGTAGCAACGGGAAGGGGAGCTCCAGGGAGGTGGCGGCAGCGGGACTAGGGAGGTGGTGGCAGCGGTACTAGGGAGGTGGCAGTAGCAGTAGGAAGTGGAGCTCTAGGGAAGTGCCTGCAGCAGGACCAGGGAAGTGGTGACAGCAGCAAGAAGGGCAGCTCCAGGGAGGTGGCGGCAGCAGCAAGTAGGGGAGCTTCAGGGAGGTGGCAATTGTTATTTTGCTGAACTCTGGTGACCAAATAAGCCCTTTCAACAAAGGTTCAGAAGCACCAAGGGTGAAGATGGTATTTCACCTGCACCAacctgaaaagaaaaatgagaaaacaagAAAAGCGTAACTATTTTTGACGGAATTGTAGATTTCTTAACGACATGATCTTTTGATGGTATTTAAGTGTACTGGTTTAGTTCAATGGtagatttctaaaaaaaaatgatctttgGATGTCACCAAACCAATTTTCCCTATTCGGTTTGCCATCACCGCCATGGGCAGCCTCTTTTTTCTTGTGTTTGCACCCCTCCTTTTGCTACACTGTGCATCGGACAGGGATGGCATGTAGGTGTCAGATCTACGTGGGTGGCGCGGCAGCGGTAGGCCTGTAtgggtgtagcgaaaataactctattaggctatgattataattttggtgattaatgacaacatagtcattgaagctaacatgtttgtcaagaatatagaTTAGTATGTCTTATGGATACaacacatgaagaaaccactGAAGTTGGGACAacgtttgattgaattagaaaagtcccaagaagatttgcctcactagatgatccaATACAAAAGAGTTTACACTCACCGGAACATTATATCCAGAGGTTGTTAggctcaccagatagtctggtgttagGCCTGAGTGCGCACCAGAGTATTCTGCTAATTGAGTTCAAGGAAGTTACACTAAgtggaaggtccagtgatgaaccggtgaacacaccagagcatttttgaTAAGGGTAaggatagcctcaccggatgatccgatacTCAATGAAgagtacacaccagagcatttccagaAGAAGGTAATTGAAAATCAACAcatcagaaggtccggtgattggagatgtactcaccggagtattatgGCGGAGTATTTCTTACAGAGCAGGATTCAAATATTGAAGACTTAAGATTAACTctccggatggtccggtgatataTGTGTGTACATCGGAAGATCACAAcagagtattttgtgcaaaGAAGAATAAAGTGGTTTggttggctcaagataactcaccataTAGTCCGATGATGGTTTGAATGTtacaccagatagttcggtgttcacagatactttgagtgaagttccaacaactagtttctgaggttgtactcaccgtatgatccggtgttagtactactgttgttACCGTATCGTCCagtgttaacaatttttttgagccattgggaaaaCGGTTAATtagtgggtttgaggctataaatactcctccactcgtCATTTGAAGGGTTGAAGTCCAGAGAAATatagagacacttgagaagacatataagctaccaaagtgtttaatgtgatcatctaagataattaagcatacgtttagtgagtgattagtgctgataggcctagagagaattTTGCTAGGTgtttgttgcctagagagtggattaagaagtgatcctagcttgtaccaggTAGTACGCCGATgacttggagtcttgatgactcgccgACATCTTGAGacagagttgctcaagctttttgaccctctgacttggtgtgaaatGGTAGCAAGACATATGTACGAAGACGCAAAGACCcttaccttagtggctcaagctccgaagtgaagacgacgacaaGTAACTAGGAGAGAGACTAATGCTGAGACCTTGTCATTATAGCTTAGTGGCTTATCCGGGTTGAGAAtttgtctttatgacttagtGACTTAAGAGCTATGATCGGAAGAGTTCTGACGATCAAGAGCATATCTTTAGTgaagctctaacatggactagcggtggcattcataccatcgataccacagaataaaaatctcttgtgtcggaTTTGctttctctatcttatttatgtttctgtatttatatacttacaatttacctttgcGCATTTACCTTTCtaagtagtttgttaggattgactataggttgTAAATCTTTTAAACGGTAGAATAGACACGCTAAATAAATCtaagtatatttagatagaaattaatatagatttattttaagAGGTTTGGGAGCCCATTATATTTTAAGTGCCACGGTTGTGCGTCGATGTGCTGCATAAGCAGCGTGACTATCTCTGGCGACGGGAAGGAGTAGGTCCATGGCAAGCTACAGTAAGAAGTAAGGAACAGATGGGTAAAATAAACCTTGTAGAAGATTTCTCGTCTAGTAGCATTTTTGCAGTCATAGGCCTAAGAAATATTCTCTCATGTGAAATGGTGGCAAAAAGTTAAATACCTCAACATTGTCAGCGGTTTTGTTTCGTACCATGACAACTTAAACCATTTTTTTCATACAGGGCATGAATGAATTACATTGAAGTAATGACAGATGTTACAAACCTGACTTTACAAAATGGACTCTCGAGACTTAATACGTTACATAAAAAATAGCAATTCTTATCTCCAAGTGCGATATGAATCACAGCCATCTTTAGGGCATCACTGGACACACAGATATTTTGGTAACACCAACGGAAATTTGATAGGGCCAATTAAAACTAACTTCACATGCGGCTATCCTGGGGCAAGAAAATCGCTTACGATTGTAGCGGGAGCCGAATTACTTCCTGTAAAATTATTACGAGATGTTTACGAAATTCCTACATTCCGAATAAGACTTGAAATAGAGGTCAAGATTGTTTTACAACAAATCGAGTCAAGCATACATCAAACTTCAAGATGGAACTCGAGcaagataagaaaaaaagagtacattTCACTTTaaactatgtattaatatacTCGGTGCACTTTAAATCATATTTAACAATAATGTTTACTTTGAACCATATATTTGATACTAATATTTTGATTTGCACCGTGCTTAAGGAATCGACATTTGATCATGCTCACGTGACGAGCAGTTCCATCCACCTCAGCTTTAGTATTCATCTATGAGGGTGGATTGTTATTTTTCAGACCAATCATTCTTCCTTTTGGTTCATGCTTTGTTGACTGCTTTCTTTTTTACCTTAAGTTGCTAAAGTCGTCTTTCAATACTACGTAGAATGGTATCGAGTTTATGGCGACACCGACCATCCAAAGAGTTAACATCCTATATTTAATCTGACTCTCTGATTACCTGTTCGCTAGCATTATGGAGATAGACGTTGGACCGACGGCAAGGTAGATATGGTCGGATGGTGCGGCAGTGCAGGTGGTGACTTGAGGAGATGTGGCACTAAGGTAGACATGGCTATAGAGGAACAGCCATGCAGTAAAGCAACTTGAGGTGGTGACGTTAGGTATATGATAAAGTTTGTGAGCGGTGGTACTTGGACTCTGAAGATCTGATATGGAGAGAATGCTCTAGCAAATTGATGCCAAATAGAAAGCAAGTAacaaaaaatggaccaaaaggAAGAAAGTTTAGGTTGAAAATAGCAGTCCACCCTCTCAGTTGATAGAACTGCTTGCCATATGAGCAGTCAAAGACCTAACATTAGACATGGTGCAAACTAAAAGATTAACATAAAATATATGGTTTAAAGTGACATCTATTATTAAATAAGATTCGAAGTGTACCAAGTATACTAATATATAATATAAAGTGAAATTTGCTtagaaagacttaatttattATAATGACCAATCTGGGTCATAAGGGTTCGATTGGAACGTAGAGTTTTGGGAAATATCACATGAATACACTTTACTCCCAGGAAACTGAAAAAAGTCGCATTCCAAACGCAACCTATTCAAGCAGAGGATCTCCACGTGTTCGTTTGGGTGTTCACCTGTTCGTGCTACACTCCCACCATCTCAGAGAGGCGGATGGCTTAGGAATTTTGGAATGTTTCCAGCAAATTATTAGGTTTCAGATCCAAATACCCCATTTGAACAAGCCATAAGAGAGATCATCACTAGCCCTTCTCGTAAAATCACATTAAATGAGAATCCTTGGTATATATCCTGGCGACAAACTGCTTATGATTATACATATAACAATAGCAGAAAAACATGGTTCTGTGCTGCAAAGGGACCCCTCGTGAAATCACAACAAAATGTTCTGTCTTCTGCAGTAGCATATATCAACTTGTCATTACAATGTAAGAATACATGACCGCCCCTCGTCTGGTCGTCTTAGTGTACATCGCAGGGAGGAATCGACTAAAAGGTCCTAGAATATTTCTTGATTTCATACAGGATAGAGGATATGGACACCAAGTCCTTGTTGAGAGCAGAGCCACCGTTGATCCTCTTGACACACTCGGTGAGCCTGGTATAGTAGAGCAGGAGCTGCGTGAGCGCCGCTTTCAAGATCTCCATGCCGCACAGAAAGTTGCTGAAAGATGTGATGACATCTTTGTGCATCAGCTCAATCGCAGCCTTCCACCGGCTCGCAAAATCCTTCACCAATGGTTCAACATCGCCAACGCTGGCTTTATCTGAGCTTGTCGCCGTGTCTTCCGCTGATAAAGTTCAGGCAAAGATGAGATGTCGTTTGAAAGTAGGAAAGTAAAGGGGCTCGATGCTGTAACAGAACTCAGTTTACCTGGACGAGTTTTGACGAATTTGATCAAATCACTGAAATGCTCCAGGAGCAACTCTTCCTGCAGAAATGTTGATGCATCATATCAAGAAACTACTTAGGAAATCTGTTCTTAGAACAAGGACAAACTGCAATTCCCTCTAAGTTTGTTAGTAAGGTCTAACAATATGCATGGTGGTCTGTTGCCACTCGGTAATGATAATCCTTGCTTACTTTTTAGAAACGTATTTCAGTCTGACATGAACACTGGCTGCAGAACGTTTTTTCAGTCTGACATGAACACTGGCTTGACAGCCATATAACTATAAGGAACTAAAACACACAACTTGGTTCATGTGTCGTTTGAACTCTAGGAATCAAACAATAACCTTAAGAACTATGGTGAGTGGTATGTCGCTTGCCATACAGTAACTTTGTTCAATCTATATAAGTGCATACCACATAGATTGCAATGTTGCTTTTAAGAACATCCTCGAAGTGAAGTTGTGTTTTGCCACCCTCTGTTCCAGCTTCCTTTATGACAAAAGATCAGAATAAATTTGAATGAGGCAATGATAATAGCATTATAGCTTTGTAGTACACTAAAACATTATTAATAGAAAAGAATGGCATTTTAGGTTAGCTAGAAAACACCTACCTTCAAAATGGCAATTGTTAAATCATAGTTGTTTATCAGGAAAATAGTTTGCAACTTGGGTTTAGCAAACATCTTGGCCAACTTAACAAGCAAGTCCTCAATAGCCATCCGCAATCGCTCAAGATTAAGATCAAGCTGTAAATAGAAGCCAAATTTTGTAATGTCCATAAGCTACAGAAAGGGATGGCTTATGGCATGGCACGTGGTGAAGAATTTTGAAAACAATGAAAATTTTGGGTTAACCAGAATGTGATCAACTAACCTGACCATCTCCATGTTCAACATTGAGATGAACTAGAGAAGCTGTAAATTCAGCGTATCTCCTCGTGACATAGTGCGGATGGACATCATCCTCCCAAAGAGTCTTAATATTTGCATTTCGAAGGCTGTTCAGGTGTAAGTCAAACACCATCTTGAAGCGAGGCCAGAGTGACAAATTAACCTGTCCAGCGTCCAAAAAGTAAACTCTGGttcaaaaaaattggaaaagGGAGCACTCCCATGCCAGTTCAACATGATCGGCATCCCATGAGGTAACCCTCAAGCAAAGTTGATATACATATTCAAGAAGACAAGAAAGCATCCAGAACAGACCTTGTCCAGGTAAGAGTCCAAACATGGAATTCGCCGCCTAAACATGATAAGCTGCACAAAATGCCGATTCCATTAAGATTTAGTGAGTGACAAAATTGAGTCCCGGTATTTTATGCACTTGAAGAAATTGGACAAAGTATAGAGTTACTCTTGCAATTAAAATGCAGCATTTAGTTGATTTCTactagagattttttttaagaaaatgaaaaattacaaaacatGGTTCATTTTTACCAGATTCCAGAGAAAACCCACTCAGTTGGCATcaagaaaatccaaaaaaacttaaaaattaCTGCCTGAAACTAGGTCGAAACCGACAGCTGCTAAACCACCAAAAACAGAAAATTGGATGGGTGAACCAGTATTGGTTTATTAAATTCTGGCATGACCATCCTTCTACACTATGAGCATACCTAATGTGTCATATTTCTATATTAATAATCCAATGCATAAGAAAAAAAGTCTTTTAGCATAGACAATGACAGAGTTAGCAAGAAGCTGGTAATAATCCAatacataagaaaaaaaaaagtatattagCATAGACAATGACATAGTTAGCAAGAAGCGGGTAATGTAAACACTGCACGAACAGAAATGTAAAATTGTCCTGAGCTTTATTTCTAAAACAGTTATATAAATGATGATACTACTATCTGTtccatcacaactcacaagGTAAATTAAAGGATACCTGGTGCTGATGAATTATTCGGATCATAAGCATTATGCCTATAGCGTCGTAACAGTTCAGGAGTACAGCATTAAAATGCTCATCAACAACTTGAATTGGTCCTGAGGGACAAACATTTGAGTCTTCAAGCACAAATATTATGCATGAACCAAAATAATGGCGAAGATGGCAATGTTAATGTAAAAATCGCCTCTAGAAAGACCTTAATGGAGGCACTATATTGTGATGAGAATAAGAAACTGAACTTAGTAATTTTCTGGTTGTGAGAACACATGAACAACACAATCAAAATGAGTTCTTTATTTTCCTCACTCGACGTACATGTGAAACTTGAAACCCATTCGTGCATCGACAGTTTTCAGGTGTAATACAGTGATGACTAATGTTGACTACATAAATGGGGCTAGTTTGATACAATAATGAAATCAGTACGTTTGGAATGCTAGGGCACAAGGGAACAACATAGGAAGCACATGTTAGgacaaaaaaattgtttttctaaaattatattaAATGAACACATGTCAGTTTACACTAGATACCTCCTACAAGATTACTGCACAAGATACAAATAAATGTGAAACAAAACACTTTATGTAAATAAAGTAGGATCAAAACCTGCAAATATATCATGGAATATGGATTCTTCACCAAAGAAATCGTCAGAGAAAAGGTACCTGCAGTTAGTTGATATCTGTCATGCTACCACTTATTCATAATGAATAAAAAGATACTACGAGGCAATCCCAAGCTTACTCCGAAGTAGCTGTATCCATTAGAAGCTTTTGTAAGCTTCTGAAGAGAACTTCATATGGATATTTTTGTGACTTGGCTTCAGCTATATGGGGTATCAATGCTGGCTGATCGATTTCCTGATATACCAAAGAAAGTGCAAACATAATTTACACTACTGTGGTTGGTACTTGTAGTTTGGGCAAGTTAATCCTTCAGCAACAATAAGTAGTTCAAAATGAATGCAAGGCCATATTCCACTAAAGAAATACACATGCGTATCTCAAATTCAGAAAACTGTCCTCTTCTATGGATGTCAATACAGGTAATGGGAGGAATTACAGAAGTTTACATAACCTTTGGTACTTAGTAATTTGCAAGaaaattttattaataaaatatgactaacttttttggtttagagaaAACCATATCCTCGGATTAGCATGGAACTCAGCTTTAGCCAGAAAAAGGAACTAGACCTGTCAACTAGCCACACTCATTGTGGACTTGTGGCAACTGTATTTTTTGGCTACGAACCAATCAATGACTAAGCCAATGGCGAATGCTGAACTTTTAATGGCAAGCTTTGGTTATGAATCAAACAGCTTGTTAGTGGTATTCAAAGTTCTGATCAGTTGCCCAGCACCATATAGCATGATTGACCCAGTTTACCTCCCATTTCATTGTTGAGTAACCAATGCGCTACAACAATCTGAACTTGTTGACAACTCACATTATCTGAATGGAGTGTCAATAAGTTGATTACCTTTAAGATGTTTATTCTTTCACCCAAAGCAAACACTGAAGAGCGGGCTTTCAGAGGTTCTTTTCCAATGGAGAAAAGGAAGCCTGTACTTCTGGTTTCGACTCCAAGTAAGTCGGTGGAAGTTGCTATGTCCTGCTGTAATTTCTCTAGCGCTTGTATGTAAGCACGAAAATGTGCACTCAGCACCTGAAAGTTGGTAGGAATAGTAAAAATGTCAAGAAAACAAATGTTTGTCcacaatatatttttaaaaaaaacacacacagaATGTAGGTATTTTGGTGCTGCCTGCTAGCACTCTAGCAGACTTGCCTAAGTCCATGAAGATAACAGAACAAAGTTGATATATATGAAGATTGATGCCACAAAAACTAAACATAGATAATTAGAACAGGAGCAGAAAGAAGCAAAGACAGACGAACAGATTGCGGTGATCCAGGTCCCAAGTGTGGTAGGCCATGCAAGCACGTGGCAACTTCTTTGGGTGTTTCTGCTGCTTTCCCCAAGAGCCAACCCAGAGTTGCCAAGTTTGGAACCTTAAGTAGTATTAGTCGCTACTTTTGGACTCGCAAGCTTTATATGACACACTCCACACTTTCTACTGCCATTTACCAATGCAAAAGGCACACAATTGGACAAGGGTGTTATATTAACTGTGCGGCACTTATCCAGATCACATTGCCACATTTAATGTGAAACTCACCTTATTCATGGTATCAATATAAGCCGCCTGAACTTCTCCATATATCTCCTTAGCATGTTCCTTAAGGAAAATTATTGTGTATCTGTAGTGGAGAGGGTGATGGCAAAAACGAGAAGTTACACACAAGAACAGAATAATACAGTATGAACATATACCAATGAGGAGCGATCAAGATTATCATATGGGCACATACACTATTTGCAAAATCATTTCCATTCAGTAAACGAGTACTAGCAGCATAGTCAGTGAAACGTGACTGAAGAGTGAACCAATGGAGCGATTGGCCCAATGGTTCACTGGTCCAACCGAAGGTTCATTGGTTGGACCTGCAGTTCATTATCATATTATTTTAAcaatttcaaatatattttaattctTACCTAATTGATGTTCATGTTCAACAAACTGCTCTGCTACCACTTATAGGGATCTTATTGTCCACATAGACAACCAAATCTACACGTTAAGAGGGTTTGTTAGCCTAGACCCTCGAGATTGATACAAactttcaaaatttaaaacaaccAACCTATCTTGTTATCACATTGCAATGCCCTTACACAAATCTTGAGACACTTTAGAGAGCTAAGAGAGTACATGTACCTACATGTACAAATGGTTTTGCATTTGCCTTAAATGATGCAGCAACTCTCTTTAGTTGCTAGGCTTTAAGCCTTTGGTAGGATTCTATACTGCAAACTATGAATCGACTGACATTTGAAGATTATATAGAACAGATGAAACTTTTGTGAAGTGATTCCACATCTACGCACATATTAAACTATGAAACCATTCTGTAGTCCATAGAACTTTGACAGGCACAGACAGGTACTAAAAGTAGCAGCAATGGTACAAGAATAATAGGTATACGATAAGAAAGTTTGACATACTTGTATTTAAGAACACTCTGTTGTAGAATCTGAATATTAGTTTTTGGTTTCCTCAAGGCATAGAACTTTTGGATGACGAATTCAAAAATCTGCAAGAAAATTTATGAATGCATCAAATAACAGTATTATGCTGTAGCCTTATACTATTGGATTTGTTACAAATAAAATTTAGTGAGCAAGAGTACGGCTATTAAATAGAGATACCAAAAAGATCAAGCTGATTCCTAATTCCGCATCAACTAGTATGGCTATTATACTCACTGACAAGCACCACTCTCCACAAACTAGTATGGCTAATTTAGATGCAGGATAGATTAATGCCCCAAACTTAATCAAACACAAAAATTCAAAGACAGTGTAATGCGTCATCAAATGGCATTCTgaatacaaaggtattatcaTTCTTTATCACTCAACATTATGTATCATAAAAATCCACAGGACAAAACATTAGCACCACACTATATTTGATGGGTGACAGATCACATTAACAATCCAGTGTCCATCATCACCGACACAGACCAATTATAAGTTCAAAATACTTCAAAAAGTTTGCAAGTTGGAAATGATAGCTATGTCCCACTGGCCCTGGGTCCCAATTGTCAGTCTCACTTGATTGTGTTTTCCAATTCAGACATCATTGAAGTGCTACTAAGCTGATTCCCTTTTCAATGTGACCTAAGATGCCATGACACTACATACATCTGGCAAGTTAACTATTTGATCAGGTCAGTTCACAATCATTCTGCATCCACAGGGGCAGCCGGACAGGACACAATAGCTCTGATAGTCACATCACATAAAACATAGATACAGGAAGCCATAGAAAGTAAGTATATGACAAAATAAGCATGTATGAAGATGCACACAAGCTATTACAACCGAAGTTAAAAACCAACGATTGTTTTTCAAACCTTTGAGACAGCTTTCTGCCGAAGTCTCTCAACCTCAGGTTGAACATCTTTTAGAGCCTTGGATGATTTAACCATGGGATCCGCTTcaatgaattttatttttttgcttagAGTCTCTAGTGTTTTCATGTATTCATCATTGACCTGCATGGTTGTTGAATAAGGCATTTTCAGTGAtccataaaaataaaaataacataaaataaaataaactgaAAATTGCTTCAACTGCAAGAGCAGCTGTGCCGGTACAGTAACACAATGAATCCTCGTGACTTATGATATGTCAAAACTAACAAAGGAAATCTTGTATAGGGCAAAATAACAGTTATAGATTGAACAAACTAATATCCAAAATAGGGAAAAGAATTGTCACCAAAAAAGTTTATCATCTAAAGCAGGATATGAATGTAAGTAATACCTCTCCATCAACAATTATATCAATCATTCTTGGTGGCACTATTATATCCTCAACAAATCTTGACAACTTAGACTCTGCAGCCTGCAATTTGTTTTCCAAAAGAAAGACCAATGTAAGATTCAGATAACTAAACAATAAGTAAAGAAATAGCATGCATAAAAGCTACAAACACTGTGAATCAATTCAAAAAATGAACCAATTTATGAAGATTCAGATGATAATGCCTGCACTTGGAATGTTTCAGATGGAACTATTGTTTCATATGACGTTTTGACATGTCATTCTTAGTAAATGTGATGTAAACAGCAAAATTGTTTCTCCAATCAAAAAGAATATCTGGTATGGTCTCGGAAATGACATTGAATGCATTGCATTTCCATATGAACATATggcaaaaattatattatagaGGTGCATATTCTTaaagtttaaaaaatacaaaaagtTGGCATGCCCTGATATCTACACGAAGGAAATGGACACTGTCTTTTCTAGAGAGATAACACATGCTAGGTTAAACCTATATGTGATTGTACTTTAGAATGTTTCTTTGGATTATTTCTACTTCTGTAGCTTTTAAGATTTAACAATAATTTGTTAATTACATTAAACAAGTAAAACTCATGTTACAGGCCTTCAACTTCAATCTCCAGAAAAGGGAAGAAACAGGAGATGGTAGAAGAAACAAACTGAAAGCATACTTCTtccagaagaaaaagaaaaaaaactagaatgTGTGTAGTCAAACTGTATTAGTTTTCAAAAAGTCCACAATATTAATTATACATGAAAATGACTAGATTTTTCATAAAAACGCTATGATATTATGCACTTTATATCATTTTGTTATAGGGTAGTGAAATTTAGTGGTCAAAGTGATATCTCATTGACTATGAAAAGTCAAGAAAGTCACTTTTAGTGAAAGATGTAGTTAAGATGTCTATCCATTCTATCATGTCATGAAACACTTAAAGTTACTCATTTTGGACATTTGATGTTTGGTTAGATGATTTAGTAAACACCAACTTAATGTTATTTTACACGTTACGATTATGTATGTAAACATAGTCAGGTGGCATCCCCAACACATGATGTCACTATGGATGCTTGATCCCCTCGCACCAACTACGTCATAAAGCAACAATAAGTAAAATGCTAAAGATAAAACCTTTTTCCAGGCTGGTGACCATAAGGTAATGCAGAATAGAAACCATGTTGCggcaaaatatataaataaagatcATATGGTGGTGTATGTGACAGCAGCAATTATACTAATATGTCCTTTGGTAAATGAAACAACTAGTAAGAATCATCAGCTAAATTAAAATATTCCTAATTATGCCACTTGCATGCACCGATATTGGACAAAAATACCAGCTAAGGGGATATGAAAGGTAACCATACAACATGTGAGATGGACAACATCTTCCAGCGCACAGAAGCCTTAAGAAAGTAACTATGGAATATAAATGTATGAATGAAAGATACAGTACATGAAGCGAACCAGACCTTACGATTTTTCAGCTTTAATCCCATGTCCATAGAATTCTCCTGAAGGACCTTTATCTCTGAACTTATGGAACCAATTTCTGTCTAACACAGAAGTCAAAAT of Phragmites australis chromosome 3, lpPhrAust1.1, whole genome shotgun sequence contains these proteins:
- the LOC133912702 gene encoding vacuolar protein sorting-associated protein 52 A-like, translated to MEAVPAAETLDGQKERFDLGVFVGDLALDEEVASDDESLEGLQQELDDCKNDEEVANILANGIKLREYTKGVENDIRQVELDSIQDYIKESENLVLLHDQIRDCDNILSQMETILTGFQTEIGSISSEIKVLQENSMDMGLKLKNRKAAESKLSRFVEDIIVPPRMIDIIVDGEVNDEYMKTLETLSKKIKFIEADPMVKSSKALKDVQPEVERLRQKAVSKIFEFVIQKFYALRKPKTNIQILQQSVLKYKYTIIFLKEHAKEIYGEVQAAYIDTMNKVLSAHFRAYIQALEKLQQDIATSTDLLGVETRSTGFLFSIGKEPLKARSSVFALGERINILKEIDQPALIPHIAEAKSQKYPYEVLFRSLQKLLMDTATSEYLFSDDFFGEESIFHDIFAGPIQVVDEHFNAVLLNCYDAIGIMLMIRIIHQHQLIMFRRRIPCLDSYLDKVNLSLWPRFKMVFDLHLNSLRNANIKTLWEDDVHPHYVTRRYAEFTASLVHLNVEHGDGQLDLNLERLRMAIEDLLVKLAKMFAKPKLQTIFLINNYDLTIAILKEAGTEGGKTQLHFEDVLKSNIAIYVEELLLEHFSDLIKFVKTRPAEDTATSSDKASVGDVEPLVKDFASRWKAAIELMHKDVITSFSNFLCGMEILKAALTQLLLYYTRLTECVKRINGGSALNKDLVSISSILYEIKKYSRTF